The Elaeis guineensis isolate ETL-2024a chromosome 14, EG11, whole genome shotgun sequence genome has a segment encoding these proteins:
- the LOC105057903 gene encoding calmodulin isoform X2, translated as MRSLGQNPTEAELQDMINEVDADGNGTIDFPEFLNLMARKMKDTDSEEELKEAFRVFDKDQNGFISAAELRHVMTNLGEKLTDEEVDEMIREADVDGDGQINYEEFVKVMMAK; from the coding sequence ATGCGGTCACTGGGGCAGAATCCAACTGAGGCAGAGTTGCAGGACATGATAAATGAGGTGGATGCTGATGGCAATGGGACTATTGACTTTCCAGAATTCCTTAACCTGATGGCCCGCAAAATGAAGGATACCGACTCAGAGGAAGAACTCAAGGAGGCCTTCCGAGTGTTTGACAAGGACCAAAATGGCTTCATCTCAGCTGCTGAGCTCCGCCATGTCATGACCAACCTTGGTGAAAAGCTAACAGATGAGGAAGTTGATGAAATGATTCGTGAGGCTGATGTTGATGGTGATGGCCAGATCAACTATGAGGAGTTTGTCAAAGTCATGATGGCCAAGTGA